One Solanum pennellii chromosome 10, SPENNV200 genomic region harbors:
- the LOC107002624 gene encoding apoptosis inhibitor 5-like protein API5, whose amino-acid sequence MADAADDIDKLYEFGERLNDAKDKSENKQDYEGIIAAANGSVKAKQLAAQLIPKFVKFFPELAEQALDQHLNLIEDQELGVRVQAIRGLPLFCKDTPEQLTKIVDILGQLLIAGENVERDAVHKALMTVLRQDVKTSLTALFKHIGSIEDQSAEDFSTWDSIRKKVLLFLRDKVFPLKTELLVPQELMERHITTLVKQNLQDVTAAEFKMFMDFLKSLSLFGHKAPAERIQELVEIIEGQADLDAQFNVSDADHIERFISCLSMTFPFFKRGASGSKFLNYLNKQIMPVFDKLPEQGKLDLLKNLAECSLCATTQDSRQLLPSVVQLLKKYMVRRKIEEINYTCIECLLYTFHHLAHKTPNATNSLCGYKIVTGQPSDRLGEDFSEQYKDFTERLSTVDDLARAMIKKLTQGMADQNKALAAAKTEEEKDAIKTQKLNATFALRACNNILAMTQPLNAKTPKFIGDQKTNLSWKEAAKPSGPSTATVAGQKRPAATTNGSNNNPLKKGRGAGGTQHQLVNKAFSGIYDSGRSSGRGGRSWRGRGRGRSYH is encoded by the exons ATGGCGGATGCTGCTGACGACATAGACAAGCTCTACGAGTTCGGTGAACGTCTCAACGACGCAAAGGACAAGTCTGAG AATAAGCAGGACTATGAAGGAATTATTGCGGCAGCGAATGGAAGTGTGAAGGCTAAACAACTTGCCGCGCAGCTTATCCCCAAGTTTGTTAAGTTTTTCCCTGAGTTAGCGGAGCAGGCACTTGATCAGCACTTAAATTTGATTGAAGATCAAGAGCTTGGG GTCCGTGTACAAGCGATCCGCGGACTTCCGCTATTCTGCAAAGATACACCTGAGCAGTTGACTAAAATTGTTGACATTCTTGGTCAGCTTCTCATTGCAG GAGAAAATGTAGAGCGTGATGCTGTACACAAGGCTCTTATGACCGTGTTACGTCAGGATGTGAAGA CTTCTCTAACTGCTTTGTTTAAGCATATTGGGAGCATCGAGGATCAGAGCGCTGAGGATTTTAGCACTTGGGACAGCATTCGCAAAAAAGTTCTTCTATTTCTAAGAGATAAG GTGTTCCCTCTAAAGACGGAGCTCCTAGTTCCACAGGAGCTGATGGAGAGGCACATAACTACTTTGGTGAAGCAG AATTTGCAAGATGTAACGGCTGCTGAATTCAAAATGTTCATGGACTTCTTGAAAAGCTTGAGCTTATTTGGCCATAAGGCTCCTGCAGAGCGTATCCAGGAGCTTGTTGAGATAATTGAAGGTCAGGCAGATCTTGATGCTCAGTTCAAT GTGTCTGATGCTGATCATATCGAGAGGTTCATATCGTGCCTTTCAATGACCTTTCCCTTCTTCAAG AGGGGTGCATCAGGCAGTAAGTTCCTCAACTATCTGAACAAGCAAATCATGCCTGTTTTTGACAAG CTTCCAGAACAAGGGAAGTTGGACTTGCTCAAGAACCTCGCCGAGTGCTCACTTTGTGCAACGACTCAGGATTCTCGACAGCTGCTTCCATCTGTAGTTCAGCTATTAAAG AAATATATGGTTCGAAGAAAGATTGAAGAAATTAACTACACATGTATCGAGTGTCTATTGTATACCTTCCACCATTTAGCTCACAAG ACTCCAAATGCCACAAACAGTCTCTGTGGGTACAAGATTGTCACTGGACAACCATCAGATAGACTGGGGGAGGATTTCTCGGAGCAATATAAGGACTTTACTGAGAG ATTAAGCACAGTTGACGATTTGGCCAGGGCTATGATCAAGAAATTAACCCAAGGGATGGCAGATCAAAACAAAGCTCTTGCTGCTGCTAaaacagaagaagaaaaggatGCTATT AAAACCCAAAAGCTTAATGCTACCTTTGCGCTCCGAGCTTGCAACAATATATTAGCAATGACCCAG cCATTGAATGCAAAAACACCAAAATTTATAGGCGATCAAAAAACAAATTTGTCATGGAAAGAAGCTGCGAAGCCTTCAGGTCCTTCAACTGCTACTGTTGCAGG TCAGAAGCGACCGGCTGCTACGACAAATGGGTCAAACAATAACCCTTTAAAAAAGGGCCGAGGAGCCGGTGGTACGCAACACCAGCTGGTTAACAAGGCATTTTCAGGTATCTATGATAGTGGAAGAAGCAGTGGAAGAGGTGGTAGGAGTTGGCGTGGTCGTGGAAGAGGACGGTCATATCACTAA